A single window of Sphaerodactylus townsendi isolate TG3544 linkage group LG05, MPM_Stown_v2.3, whole genome shotgun sequence DNA harbors:
- the CASS4 gene encoding cas scaffolding protein family member 4 isoform X1: MVRGWAERSLGEANTMKVHNALAKALYDNKAECPDELAFRRGDILTVLEQDPFGNKGWWKCSHLGKQGLAPANRLQLLVPSQASSALHDSQGLQTAPGTIYQIPSKHKSPSRAAPVYERMDSWIKPRSSSVPNQETYQVPALAARLLSEKAQSSSNQHLFTLPRASWAFALANRSDIYDVPSPQRHRALFSQGLATPPSSRKGSQVLHSAENCLEESPRLYNVPLNVQKTSICTQEPAVSNVYDILPTASRDPGKAIEAGKHLSHYNTLPNLRKSDWIYDIPEKTGLKQTPQGQSSNKHMFYDIPPSRLESDTQKFPPINSGCQSTNPQLYDVPPVQRKLSLQESPLYDVPSTHDVLVVRQNRNYHVLPAAVSSRTEKEDQQQTLYDVPKRIASPQQNGVKKCSYNSRDISNFSSHSPRDAKSNQDRLSVSSVESRTSTISTSSSASTESFSSSPSSSSDEPSKQPTMELETAIETLTQLQHSVSSSIASLMIFVSSRWRYQEHLEGNIEEIHRAVDHIKVSLGEFLDFAHTIEENAAWASDSKLRVRITKQLSILTASFQILVEMREALNKCAWSLEVLVIQKPQSSPDDLDRFVMVARTIPDDIKRFVSIVIANGKLLFRKTCRETNGKEPRRRMAKDSLERRREDNSLLRNVLDKSKENSLNVERARAEVTEDCDYVQILGSPSQMEPNVLSKQDPAKKMELSDLCRLYFGAVQKAIGVLQDSLNRNQAPESFIAHSKLVIMVGQKLVDALCQEALEKTTRNEVLCYSSKFCSLLKTVAVATKNAAMQYPSAEATRELQYQADGLSKYTQQFQAMIE, encoded by the exons aaCGCCTTGGCAAAAGCATTGTATGACAACAAAGCGGAGTGTCCAGATGAGCTCGCCTTCCGCAGAGGAGACATCCTGACAGTTCTGGAGCAGGATCCCTTTGGGAACAAAGGATGGTGGAAATGTTCCCACCTTGGGAAGCAAGGCCTTGCTCCTGCAAATCGTCTCCAGCTTCTGGTGCCTTCACAAGCCTCTTCCGCCCTACATGACTCACAAGGCCTTCAGACCGCCCCAGGAACCATCTATCAGATTCCCTCTAAGCACAAGTCTCCGTCCCGAGCAGCACCAGTCTACGAGAGAATGGACAGTTGGATCAAACCTCGTTCCTCTTCTGTGCCGAACCAAGAAACGTACCAAGTGCCAGCGTTGGCAGCCAGATTGCTCAGTGAAAAAGCTCAGAGCTCATCAAACCAG caCCTCTTTACGCTTCCTAGAGCAAGCTGGGCCTTCGCGCTGGCTAACAGAAGTGATATATATGATGTCCCATCACCACAGCGCCACAGGGCCTTATTCTCACAG GGCCTTGCCACTCCGCCCTCATCCAGAAAGGGCTCCCAAGTTCTTCACTCTGCAGAAAATTGCCTGGAAGAGTCACCGCGGCTTTATAATGTCCCACTGAATGTGCAAAAAACAAGCATCTGTACACAGGAACCAGCCGTGAGTAAT GTGTATGACATACTTCCCACAGCTTCAAGAGATCCTGGAAAAGCTATAGAAGCAGGAAAGCATTTGAGTCATTACAATACATTGCCAAACCTTCGTAAATCAGACTGGATCTATGATATACCTGAAAAAACAGGTTTAAAACAAACTCCACAGGGCCAGTCATCAAATAAACACATGTTTTATGACATCCCTCCATCGAGGCTTGAGTCTGACACACAGAAATTCCCACCAATCAACAGTGGATGTCAATCAACAAATCCACAATTATACGATGTTCCACCTGTCCAAAGGAAATTAAGCCTTCAAGAGAGTCCTCTATATGATGTACCATCCACACATGACGTTCTAGTTGTGCGTCAAAATAGGAACTACCATGTCCTTCCAGCTGCTGTGTCCTCCAGGACTGAAAAGGAGGACCAGCAGCAGACACTTTACGATGTTCCAAAAAGAATTGCTTCCCCGCAACAGAATGGGGTTAAAAAATGTAGCTATAATTCCAGAGACATTTCCAATTTTTCTTCACACTCACCAAGAGATGCCAAATCAAACCAAGACAGATTGTCTGTCTCAAGTGTCGAGAGCCGGACCAGCACCATATCAACGTCCTCCAGCGCTTCCACCGAGTCTTTCTCATCCAGCCCGTCGTCATCTTCGGATGAACCCAGCAAACAACCAACCATGGAACTTGAGACGGCCATAGAAACTTTGACCCAACTGCAGCACAGTGTGTCCAGTTCCATTGCAAGTCTCATGATCTTTGTGAGCAGCAGGTGGAGGTATCAGGAACATCTAGAGGGGAACATAGAGGAAATCCATCGTGCGGTCGATCACATCAAAGTCTCCTTGGGAGAATTTTTGGATTTTGCTCACACCATTGAGGAAAACGCTGCTTGGGCCTCTGACAGCAAGCTTCGGGTGCGAATCACAAAACAGCTCAGCATCCTCACCGCCTCGTTTCAGATTCTGGTGGAAATGCGAGAAGCGTTGAATAAATGCGCATGGTCACTCGAGGTCCTGGTGATTCAAAAACCTCAGAGCAGCCCGGATGACCTGGATCGGTTTGTTATGGTGGCCCGCACCATCCCAGACGACATCAAGAGATTTGTCTCTATAGTCATTGCAAACGGGAAGCTCCTTTTCAGAAAGACCTGCCGGGAAACGAACGGCAAAGAGCCGAGACGCAGAATGGCGAAGGACAGCCTTGAACGGCGAAGGGAAGACAATTCGCTTCTAAGGAACGTTTTGGATAAATCGAAAGAAAACAGCTTGAATGTGGAGAGGGCAAGAGCAGAAGTTACTGAAGACTGTGATTATGTGCAGATACTG GGTTCCCCGTCTCAAATGGAGCCTAACGTTCTGAGCAAGCAGGATCCTGCCAAGAAAATGGAGCTCTCTGATCTCTGCAGACTGTATTTCGGCGCTGTTCAGAAAGCTATTGGCGTTCTCCAAGACAGTCTGAACAGAAATCAAGCCCCAGAAAGCTTCATAGCGCACAGCAAACTGGTCATCATGGTGGGCCAAAAGTTGGTGGACGCCCTGTGTCAGGAAGCCCTGGAGAAGACCACGCGGAATGAGGTCCTATGCTACAGCAGCAAGTTTTGCAGTCTTCTGAAGACTGTGGCCGTTGCCACCAAAAATGCTGCTATGCAATATCCAAGTGCTGAGGCCACAAGGGAACTTCAATATCAAGCTGATGGGCTATCTAAATACACACAGCAGTTCCAAGCAATGATAGAATGA
- the CASS4 gene encoding cas scaffolding protein family member 4 isoform X2: protein MDRNHGPFIFIKNALAKALYDNKAECPDELAFRRGDILTVLEQDPFGNKGWWKCSHLGKQGLAPANRLQLLVPSQASSALHDSQGLQTAPGTIYQIPSKHKSPSRAAPVYERMDSWIKPRSSSVPNQETYQVPALAARLLSEKAQSSSNQHLFTLPRASWAFALANRSDIYDVPSPQRHRALFSQGLATPPSSRKGSQVLHSAENCLEESPRLYNVPLNVQKTSICTQEPAVSNVYDILPTASRDPGKAIEAGKHLSHYNTLPNLRKSDWIYDIPEKTGLKQTPQGQSSNKHMFYDIPPSRLESDTQKFPPINSGCQSTNPQLYDVPPVQRKLSLQESPLYDVPSTHDVLVVRQNRNYHVLPAAVSSRTEKEDQQQTLYDVPKRIASPQQNGVKKCSYNSRDISNFSSHSPRDAKSNQDRLSVSSVESRTSTISTSSSASTESFSSSPSSSSDEPSKQPTMELETAIETLTQLQHSVSSSIASLMIFVSSRWRYQEHLEGNIEEIHRAVDHIKVSLGEFLDFAHTIEENAAWASDSKLRVRITKQLSILTASFQILVEMREALNKCAWSLEVLVIQKPQSSPDDLDRFVMVARTIPDDIKRFVSIVIANGKLLFRKTCRETNGKEPRRRMAKDSLERRREDNSLLRNVLDKSKENSLNVERARAEVTEDCDYVQILGSPSQMEPNVLSKQDPAKKMELSDLCRLYFGAVQKAIGVLQDSLNRNQAPESFIAHSKLVIMVGQKLVDALCQEALEKTTRNEVLCYSSKFCSLLKTVAVATKNAAMQYPSAEATRELQYQADGLSKYTQQFQAMIE from the exons aaCGCCTTGGCAAAAGCATTGTATGACAACAAAGCGGAGTGTCCAGATGAGCTCGCCTTCCGCAGAGGAGACATCCTGACAGTTCTGGAGCAGGATCCCTTTGGGAACAAAGGATGGTGGAAATGTTCCCACCTTGGGAAGCAAGGCCTTGCTCCTGCAAATCGTCTCCAGCTTCTGGTGCCTTCACAAGCCTCTTCCGCCCTACATGACTCACAAGGCCTTCAGACCGCCCCAGGAACCATCTATCAGATTCCCTCTAAGCACAAGTCTCCGTCCCGAGCAGCACCAGTCTACGAGAGAATGGACAGTTGGATCAAACCTCGTTCCTCTTCTGTGCCGAACCAAGAAACGTACCAAGTGCCAGCGTTGGCAGCCAGATTGCTCAGTGAAAAAGCTCAGAGCTCATCAAACCAG caCCTCTTTACGCTTCCTAGAGCAAGCTGGGCCTTCGCGCTGGCTAACAGAAGTGATATATATGATGTCCCATCACCACAGCGCCACAGGGCCTTATTCTCACAG GGCCTTGCCACTCCGCCCTCATCCAGAAAGGGCTCCCAAGTTCTTCACTCTGCAGAAAATTGCCTGGAAGAGTCACCGCGGCTTTATAATGTCCCACTGAATGTGCAAAAAACAAGCATCTGTACACAGGAACCAGCCGTGAGTAAT GTGTATGACATACTTCCCACAGCTTCAAGAGATCCTGGAAAAGCTATAGAAGCAGGAAAGCATTTGAGTCATTACAATACATTGCCAAACCTTCGTAAATCAGACTGGATCTATGATATACCTGAAAAAACAGGTTTAAAACAAACTCCACAGGGCCAGTCATCAAATAAACACATGTTTTATGACATCCCTCCATCGAGGCTTGAGTCTGACACACAGAAATTCCCACCAATCAACAGTGGATGTCAATCAACAAATCCACAATTATACGATGTTCCACCTGTCCAAAGGAAATTAAGCCTTCAAGAGAGTCCTCTATATGATGTACCATCCACACATGACGTTCTAGTTGTGCGTCAAAATAGGAACTACCATGTCCTTCCAGCTGCTGTGTCCTCCAGGACTGAAAAGGAGGACCAGCAGCAGACACTTTACGATGTTCCAAAAAGAATTGCTTCCCCGCAACAGAATGGGGTTAAAAAATGTAGCTATAATTCCAGAGACATTTCCAATTTTTCTTCACACTCACCAAGAGATGCCAAATCAAACCAAGACAGATTGTCTGTCTCAAGTGTCGAGAGCCGGACCAGCACCATATCAACGTCCTCCAGCGCTTCCACCGAGTCTTTCTCATCCAGCCCGTCGTCATCTTCGGATGAACCCAGCAAACAACCAACCATGGAACTTGAGACGGCCATAGAAACTTTGACCCAACTGCAGCACAGTGTGTCCAGTTCCATTGCAAGTCTCATGATCTTTGTGAGCAGCAGGTGGAGGTATCAGGAACATCTAGAGGGGAACATAGAGGAAATCCATCGTGCGGTCGATCACATCAAAGTCTCCTTGGGAGAATTTTTGGATTTTGCTCACACCATTGAGGAAAACGCTGCTTGGGCCTCTGACAGCAAGCTTCGGGTGCGAATCACAAAACAGCTCAGCATCCTCACCGCCTCGTTTCAGATTCTGGTGGAAATGCGAGAAGCGTTGAATAAATGCGCATGGTCACTCGAGGTCCTGGTGATTCAAAAACCTCAGAGCAGCCCGGATGACCTGGATCGGTTTGTTATGGTGGCCCGCACCATCCCAGACGACATCAAGAGATTTGTCTCTATAGTCATTGCAAACGGGAAGCTCCTTTTCAGAAAGACCTGCCGGGAAACGAACGGCAAAGAGCCGAGACGCAGAATGGCGAAGGACAGCCTTGAACGGCGAAGGGAAGACAATTCGCTTCTAAGGAACGTTTTGGATAAATCGAAAGAAAACAGCTTGAATGTGGAGAGGGCAAGAGCAGAAGTTACTGAAGACTGTGATTATGTGCAGATACTG GGTTCCCCGTCTCAAATGGAGCCTAACGTTCTGAGCAAGCAGGATCCTGCCAAGAAAATGGAGCTCTCTGATCTCTGCAGACTGTATTTCGGCGCTGTTCAGAAAGCTATTGGCGTTCTCCAAGACAGTCTGAACAGAAATCAAGCCCCAGAAAGCTTCATAGCGCACAGCAAACTGGTCATCATGGTGGGCCAAAAGTTGGTGGACGCCCTGTGTCAGGAAGCCCTGGAGAAGACCACGCGGAATGAGGTCCTATGCTACAGCAGCAAGTTTTGCAGTCTTCTGAAGACTGTGGCCGTTGCCACCAAAAATGCTGCTATGCAATATCCAAGTGCTGAGGCCACAAGGGAACTTCAATATCAAGCTGATGGGCTATCTAAATACACACAGCAGTTCCAAGCAATGATAGAATGA